From the genome of Synechococcales cyanobacterium T60_A2020_003:
ACGACGGGCGTGTAGTAGGCGGCGCGGAACCAGTGCATTCCTGGCAGCGCACGGTTTACCAGGATTGCTAATCCCAAGGGCAAGATCACTAGAATTGGGACAACCACAACCAGATAGATTACCGTATTGATTAGGGTTTTCCAAAATACCGGATCGCGCAATAGCGTGTGAAAATTGTCCAGCCCAATCCACTGAGGGGGCTGGGTAATATCAAACCCGTAGCTGGTAAAGCTGAGCAAAAACGCTTGAACGGCGGGATAAAAAACGGTTAATCCCAAGACCAGCAGCGCTGGCAGCAAAAAAAGATAGGGGGTTAAGCGTTGGAGCCAACGGTTCCAGTCAAGGGTGGATAGGGATTTCATATCAAATCCGGTTAATGAATGATCAATCCCATGGATAGGGGCGGGTTTTGCCGTTCATCTTCGGTACTTGCTAGGAGCTGTCTGTTAAACCCGCCCGTACCTATAGCGCTAGCCATATCGGTTAGGACATTTTGGTGGGGCGGCGAAAAAATGTCCATGTCCTAAGCTAGCTGGCAACAGCTATATAATCGGTGTTTAAGGGAATTTGATTTCAGCATAGAACAGAGGAGGGGCGATCGCCATTCCTGCATAGAATACACGAAAAGTGGGGCACTGATGCGAGGGTTAAGGTTCTGGAGTAGAGCAAACGCATAAAAATAGGGCGTAGGCTAAAGGCAGTAACCAAGTTGCTGAGGAGACAGCCATGAGCCAGTCCAACGATGCGAGTATTCTGACTCCCTCCCTTTGCCCCGCGAGCAGCCCCGCGAGCCCCCCGGAGCAAAGAGCATCAGCTACTCGACATTATCAGGATCGCCATTTGTGCCTATCCTCCCTGACGCAGTTTATCGAGTACAGACCGATCCTCCAGGGTAGACGTATCCCCAGAGACCTCTTGACCTGCGGCGAGCGATCGCAGCAAGCGGCGCATAATCTTACCCGATCGCGTTTTGGGTAGGGCATCGCTAAAGCGGATATCCCCCGGACGAGCCAACGCCCCGATTTCAGCCACAACGTGCTGTTTCAGCGCTTTCACCAATTCGTCACTGGGCTCATAATCGCCTTCTAGGGTAATAAAGGCAACGATTTCTTCCCCTTTCACCTCATCGGGCTTCCCGACCACGGCAGCCTCGGCCACGGCGGGATGGGACACCAGGGCTGACTCAATTTCCATGGTTCCGAGGCGGTGACCCGACACGCTGATCACATCATCGACCCGTCCCATCACCCAGAAATAGCCGTCTTCGTCACGGCGGGCACCATCCCCTGCGAAGTACATGTATTGTCCATCCTTCGGGGGAATATGCTCCCAGTAGGTGCGGCGGAAGCGGGCGTCATCACCGTAGACCGTTCGCAGCATACTCGGCCACGGATGCCGCACCACGAGATAGCCCCCTTCGTTATCGGGAACGGGATTCCCATCCAGGTCAACAATATCCGCCAGAATTCCAGGAAACGGACGAGTAGCCGAACCGGGTTTTGTCGGAATTGCGCCCGGTAGAGCGGTGATCATGATGCCGCCTGTTTCCGTCTGCCACCAGGTATCGACAATCGGGCAACGCTCTTTCCCAATGACCCGGTGATACCACATCCAGGCTTCGGGATTGATGGGTTCGCCTACGGTTCCCAACAGGCGCAGGGAGGACAGGTCGCGGGCATTGGGGAGGTCTTCGCCCATTTTGATGAAGGCACGAATTGCGGTGGGTGCGGTGTAGAAGATGTTGACGCCGTACTTTTCGATCACATCCCAGAAGCATCCAGGATTGGAGGGGCGGGGCGCACCTTCGTACATCAAGGATGTGGCACCGTTCGATAAGGGGCCGTAGACGATGTAGCTATGTCCGGTAATCCAGCCGACGTCTGCCGTACACCAGTACACATCCGTATCTTTGAGGTCAAAGATCCATTTAGTGGTTATGTGGGTGTAGAGGTTGTATCCGGCGGTGGTGTGGACGACCCCCTTGGGTTTGCCTGTGCTGCCAGAGGTGTAGAGGATAAATAGGGTGTCCTCACTGTCCATCGGTTCTGCCGGACAGTCAGTAGATACGGTTTTTTGGAGGTCGTGCCACCAGTGATCGCGCCCCTCCACCATCGAAATCTCTTGTTCGGTACGGCGAACGACGAGGATATGCTCGACGGTGGGTGCGGCGTTATCGGCGATCGCCTTATCCACCTGATTTTTGAGGGGAACAATCGCATCCTTCCGCCAGCCCCCATCAGCAGTCACGACGACCTTCGCCTTCCCATCATTGAGGCGATCGCGCAGGGCTTCGGCACTAAACCCGCCAAAGACGACCGTATGGGGCGCACCAATCCGGGCACAGGCCAGCATGGCGATCGCCGCTTCGGGAATCATCGGCATGTAGATACCCACCACATCGCCTTTCTTAACTCCGAGTTGTTTTAGGACATTGGCAAACTGACACACTTCCCGATGCAGTTGGGCGTAGGTCAGGGTGCGAGAGTCACCCGGTTCACCTTCCCAGATCAATGCGGCTTTATTTTTCCGCCAGGTTTTGAGATGGCGATCGAGACAGTTGTAGGAAATATTGAGTTTGCCGCCGACAAACCATTTCGCAAACGGAGGCTGCCAATCTAGAACGGTTTGCCAAGGCTCGAACCAGTCGAGTTCCTGCTGAGCTAACTCGGC
Proteins encoded in this window:
- a CDS encoding sugar ABC transporter permease, whose translation is MKSLSTLDWNRWLQRLTPYLFLLPALLVLGLTVFYPAVQAFLLSFTSYGFDITQPPQWIGLDNFHTLLRDPVFWKTLINTVIYLVVVVPILVILPLGLAILVNRALPGMHWFRAAYYTPVV
- the acs gene encoding acetate--CoA ligase; its protein translation is MSNPTIESILQEKRLFNPSAEFSQQAHIHSMEQYEDLFNRAKADPEAFWAELAQQELDWFEPWQTVLDWQPPFAKWFVGGKLNISYNCLDRHLKTWRKNKAALIWEGEPGDSRTLTYAQLHREVCQFANVLKQLGVKKGDVVGIYMPMIPEAAIAMLACARIGAPHTVVFGGFSAEALRDRLNDGKAKVVVTADGGWRKDAIVPLKNQVDKAIADNAAPTVEHILVVRRTEQEISMVEGRDHWWHDLQKTVSTDCPAEPMDSEDTLFILYTSGSTGKPKGVVHTTAGYNLYTHITTKWIFDLKDTDVYWCTADVGWITGHSYIVYGPLSNGATSLMYEGAPRPSNPGCFWDVIEKYGVNIFYTAPTAIRAFIKMGEDLPNARDLSSLRLLGTVGEPINPEAWMWYHRVIGKERCPIVDTWWQTETGGIMITALPGAIPTKPGSATRPFPGILADIVDLDGNPVPDNEGGYLVVRHPWPSMLRTVYGDDARFRRTYWEHIPPKDGQYMYFAGDGARRDEDGYFWVMGRVDDVISVSGHRLGTMEIESALVSHPAVAEAAVVGKPDEVKGEEIVAFITLEGDYEPSDELVKALKQHVVAEIGALARPGDIRFSDALPKTRSGKIMRRLLRSLAAGQEVSGDTSTLEDRSVLDKLRQGG